The Streptococcus gwangjuense nucleotide sequence AAACAGAGGACGCTACGCTTCCTTCCTTGGCAACAACAAGATGAGTAGGCTCATCTTTTACAGCAGTCTGAGATGGTTGTCTAAAGAGCAAAATCCCTCCAGCCCCCAATACAACTACACTTGCAGCACCAATTGCTGCATACAATTGCCACTTTTTAGCTTTGCGATTCTTTTTCATAATGAAACTCCTTTTTTATTTAAAGTCCTTAACAATATTATATAAAAATTACCAAATATAAACAATAACAGTTCAGAACGAAATAATGACATTTCAGGATTTAATTATTGTTCGGAATTTTTTTAACTATCATTGTACTAGTTATATAATACACTTTATTTTTCTTTTTTGCAAGCCTTTTCTTTAATTTTTTTTTGAACGTAGCAGATTTTTGCAATCAATTCAAAAAAAAGATAGAATATGACTATCAAAAAATGACACTCTACTATTTAAAAGAGTACAAAGGAGTTTTCAATGAGAGAATACGATATCATTGCTATCGGTGGAGGTAGTGGAGGAATTGCTACCATGAACCGTGCTGGTGAACACGGAGCTAAAGCAGCCGTTATTGAGGAAAAGAAATTAGGTGGAACCTGTGTCAATGTCGGTTGTGTTCCTAAAAAAATCATGTGGTACGGGGCGCAAATCGCTGAGACTTTCCATCAATTTGGAGAAGACTACGGTTTTAAGACTACTGATCTTAACTTTGACTTTGCAACCCTACGTCGCAATCGTGAAGCTTACATCGATCGCGCTCGTTCTTCTTATGATGGGAGTTTTAAACGCAACGGTGTAGACTTGATTGAAGGTCATGCTGAATTTGTAGATTCTCATACTGTCAGTGTAAATGGTGAACTGATTCGTGCTAAACATATCGTGATTGCTACTGGTGCCCATCCAAGTATTCCAAACATTCCTGGTGCTGAGTTAGGTGGCTCTTCTGATGATGTATTCGCCTGGGAAGAATTGCCAGAGTCAGTTGCAATTCTAGGCGCTGGTTATATTGCCGTTGAATTGGCTGGCGTACTTCACACCTTTGGTGTCAAGACAGACCTCTTTGTTCGCCGCGATCGTCCTTTACGTGGTTTTGACTCTTACATCGTTGAAGGTCTGGTTAAGGAAATGGAAAGAACAAACTTGCCACTTCATACTCACAAAGTCCCTGCTAAGTTAGAAAAAACTACTGATGGCATTACCATTCATTTCGAAGATGGTACTAGTCACACAGCTAGCCAAGTTATCTGGGCTACTGGTCGCCGTCCAAACGTTGAAGGCTTGCAACTTGAAAAAGCTGGAGTTACTCTGAACGAACGTGGCTTTATCCAAGTGGATGAATACCAAAATACTGTTGTTGAGGGAATCTACGCTCTAGGTGATGTAACGGGCGAAAAAGAACTGACTCCAGTTGCTATCAAGGCTGGTCGTACTTTGTCTGAACGTCTCTTTAACGGCAAAACAACTGCTAAAATGGACTACTCAACTATTCCAACCGTTGTCTTTTCACACCCTGCTATCGGAACTGTTGGCTTGACAGAAGAGCAAGCTATTAAAGAATACGGCCAAGACAAAATCAAGGTTTACAAATCAAGCTTTACTTCTATGTACTCTGCTTGCACTTGCAACCGTCAAGAAACACGTTTCAAATTGATCACAGCTGGTTCAGAAGAAAAAGTTGTCGGACTTCATGGAATTGGCTACGGTGTTGATGAAATGATTCAAGGATTTGCTGTTGCTATCAAAATGGGAGCAACCAAGGCTGACTTTGATGCAACTGTGGCGATTCACCCAACTGCATCTGAAGAATTTGTAACTATGCGTTAATCAAAACAAAAGAAGCTGATACAAATGTGTCTGCTTCTTTTTTGATGCTTTCGAATCAACAAAACAATAATCCAACTTAACCAGTAAGCAAAATCGGCCGTTACAGTTTTTGTTACCTTATCTTTAAAAATTGGTTGACAATGATTCCACTATGAGTATAATAGTTACTATACATCAGAAAAGAGGTTAACTATTTTGAAAAAAGCTCACGTTTATGCTATCCCTGCGATTGGGGCTGCTCTCATTGCTGTATTGGCACAAATCAGTCTCCCAATTGGACCTGTCCCCTTCACTCTGCAAAACTTTGCAATCGGCTTAATTGCTACTGTCTTTAGACCGAGAGAGGCTGTACTTTCTGTTGGTCTCTATCTTCTTCTAGGCGCTATCGGTCTTCCTGTCTTTGCAGGAGGTGGAGCAGGATTTCAGGCTTTAGTTGGCCCTACTGCAGGCTATCTTTGGTTTTATCTTGTGTACTCTGGACTGACTTCCTCTCTAACCAACAGCAAGAGCGGGATTGTCAATATTTTTCTTGCAAATCTCTTGGGTGATGCCCTTGTCTTTGTCGGAGGGATTCTCAGCTTGCATTTCCTAGCTGGAATGGCATTTGAAAAAGCTCTTGTTGTGGGGGTCATTCCTTTTATCATTCCAGACCTTGGTAAACTTCTAGCTATTAGTTTGATTAGCCGTCCCCTACTTCAACGCCTTAAAAATCAGGCTTACTTCGCTAACTAAAAAAGGATATCGAGTTGTCATGACTCAATATCCTTTTCTTTCATTTTAAAAATTTAATTTCCTTTAAAGGCATCCACCATCGTTTGAAATTCTTCATTTGATAGAGTAATTCCTTTGCCCATCTTAGTGTGGTCTGGGCTCCAAGCACGAATATCAAACTTTGCAGGGGCACCATTAAAGCTCACACGGTTGATTTCCTTGGTCCAACCTTTTTCGTTTTCAGAAAGAGTCAACAAATGCTCTTCGATTTCAAATGTAAATTCTGCCATTTTCTTCTCCTTTTTTAGCTTTCATTTGATTATTCGTAAAATCTTGTAGATTTTAGGAAAATTTTATATAATATTGATATAAAAGAAGGGAGGCCGATATGAAACATAAATTCCAGCAAGTTCTAGATAAAATACATGACTTTTTAAATGGACATGACCAACCTGACCAGACTGAAACCAACTCCCTTACGGCTACTATTGAAGAGGCTATCCAGAAACAAACCGCTGTTCATCTTATCTTGTCTGAGACAAGCTTTACGGGTGACATCATCAAATACGATCAGCAACGCCAGCAAATTATCGTGAAAAATTTTGCCAAAAATGTGACCCGTATTATCCGTATAAGCGATATTCAACGCCTGCGGTTTGTCCCTTCAACTGTCCAAACAGCCCAAAAAAATAGATTTAAGAAAGAGTGAGATGTAGTTGCTTCATCCCACTCTTTTTTCTTAGCGAATTTGTTCAAAATGCAAATGAACCGCGATATGATCCCCATAACCACTTCTTTCCAAGTCACGTTGTAGACGATAGGAAATATAATGTTCTGCTATGGTAATGTAACCTGCACCCAGTAAACGATGTTCAACCATAGACTGAATCATGCTGATGGTAGCACGTTCCACCTTGGCTTCTTCCAAATCCAAAACCACTTTCTTAGTGACTTGTGCAAGGTTTTGACGCAAATCATCTGTCAATACATAGACAGTCTGAGCCGCCTTTAAGATAGCTTGGTAAATCTTATCTGGATTAAATTCAGCAATTTCTCCATCACGTTTGATTACTTGCATAGGTATCTCCTTTATTCTTTGTTTTCTTTGATTTCTGCCAGCATTTTTTCTTCTTCTGCTGTCAGTTGATAATTTTCTAACAAATCCGGTCTGCGCTCGTAGGTTTTCTTTAAACTCTCGTACAAGCGCCACTGACGGATTTTTTCATGGTGCCCGCTCATCAGAACATCTGGGACAACCATACCTCGATAATCATAGGGACGTGTGTACTGAGGATATTCGAGAAGGCCTGAAGAAAAACTATCATCTTGGTGGCTAGACTCCTTGCCAATCACTTCTGGAATCAGACGTACCGTAGCATCAATCATGGTCATAGCCGCCAATTCACCACCAGTCAGGACATAGTCCCCCAGGGAAATCTCATCTGTCACCAAGGTCTTAATGCGCTCATCATATCCTTCGTAGTGCCCACAGATAAAGATTAGCTCTTCCTCTTGAGCCAAATCCTCAGCATAAGCCTGATTAAACTGCTTTCCAGCTGGATCGAGGAGAATCACGCGCGGATTTTTCTTTTCAATAGCATCAAAGGCATCGAAAATGGGTTGGGCTCGAAGTAACATCCCCTGACCACCTCCATATGGCTCGTCGTCCACATGGCGGGCCTTTTCAGCATTTTCTCGAAAATTATGATACTGGATATCCAAGAGCCCTTTTTCTCGAGCCTTTCCAACGATTGAGTGCTCAAGTGGAGAAAACATCTCTGGAAAGAGGGTTAAAATATCAATCTTCATCGTCTAATCCTTCTAAGATTTCCACATCGACCCGTTTATTTGGAATATCAACATTGAGAACCACTGGTGGGATATAAGGCAAGAGCAAGTCACGCTTACCTTTTCGCTTGACCACCCAGACATCGTTGGCACCTGGTTGCAAGATTTCCTTGATAGTCCCAATCAAGTTCTCTCCCTCATAGACTTCCAAACCAATAATCTCGTGATAGTAGAATTCACCATCGTCTAGATCATTCAAATCTTCCTCAGCAACCTTGAGACTGTACCCCTTGTACTTTTCGATAGCATTGATATGGTACATATCTTTGAATTTAATAATGTCAAAGTTCTTCTGTTTACGGTGGCTAGCAATGGTCACTGTTTGAACAAACTGATCTTTTTCATCAAACAAAGCCAGCTTAGCCCCTTTTTTAAACCGTTCTTCTGCAAAATCTGTCACAGACAAGACTCGCATCTCACCCTGCAACCCCTGCGTATTAACGATTTTCCCAACATTAAAGTAGTTCATCTTGTCTCCTGTACTCTCCTTTTTTTCATCTTATTCTGACAATTCTCGAATAATAGTCGCAATTTTTTCGGGTTCAGACCACTGTAAATAATGGTGACTCCCTCCTAAAATGAGTTTAGTATTGGAAGTCCAATATTCTGATTCTCTGTACTCTTTTTCTCTATAAGGCTGACAAAAAATAAATACAGGGATATAAGATTCTATAGATACATTCTCAAAATCTTCCTCAGTAATCTCTCCAGATATCTGAAATCCTGTATCTTGATTTTCCAACTCTGAACCTTTTTCTTGCATTATTTCCCAGATTTCTTTATTAATTTCAGTGCTAAATGTCTCTTGAGTTAAATTCTTAAAATAAAATTCAGGACCACACTCTTCAATCAACATCATCTGCTTTTCCATTTCTGGATAAGGATTTTCTGAAAAATCAGCAAACATGACTTTTTTAGTTGTCGGTTCAATTGCTACTAAAGCCTGACACTTAATTGGTTTCTTGAGTAATTTGCAAGCTAAAATTCCACTCAAACTATGTGTACAAAGTATATATTCAGAAATCCCTAATTCTTCAAGTACTTTATAAACTGCATCTGCAAGATTATCTAGATTTTTTCCAGCTTGGTCATGAATCGGACTCCTACCTGTGTTCGGAAAATCAATTGTCAAATAACCAATTGTAGGAGGAAGTTTTTCAAGTATAAGTGAAAAATTTTCATAACTTGGTAGTAAACCTGCCCCACTTAAACAAACTAGCATTTTCTTTTGCTTTTGATAAGTAACAGAGAGACTACCAATTTCTGTAGATACTTCAATCCTCTTCATAAAGAAATCCACTCGTTCTATATAATGAATTATTAAAAATCCTTATCCCTTATTTTATCACGTTCTATGGATTTTCTCAAGTTGGAGTAAGAGGACAATAGCTCTACTTCCCCTTCAAAAATCCTTCCAAATCTCGTTCATGCTGATATTTGATAGCCGCCTTTTTGTCTTTTTCAAAAATGGTCTTGGTTAGATCTATGTCGTTGATGGCCGCAATTGCGACAGTGTAGTGAATGATATCAGCCAATTCTTTTGCTAGTTCCTCGTTCGAATCTTGAACTCCTTCTTTTCGACCAGAGCGTCCATTTAAAACCTCAGCAACTTCTCCAACTTCTTCTACTAGCTTAATAAAAAGCCCTTCTTCTGTTCTAGATTGTCGGTAATGGTCAAGTAAATATTCCTCTAGTTGTCTAACTGTTAAATCTCTCATTCTTTCTCCTGGCAAAAAAAGCGAGACATTCGTCCCGCCCTTCTTATTTTTCGTCAATAACGATTCTTACTTTTTTGTCTTCAGTTGGGACAGAGTAGACAATCGTTCTTATCGCAGAAATAGTGCGACCCTTACGACCGATTACACGACCCACATCGCTTTGATCAAGATCCAAATGATATTCCAAAAATTCTGGTGTATCTTCAATCTTGATAGTTAAGGCATCTGGTTGTGAAATCAAGGGTTTCACAATCGCAATAATGAGATTTTCAATCGTATCCATCTGTCAACCTACTTTAAACTTATTTTGAGAATTTAGAATCGTGGAATTTTTTCAATACGCCTTCTTTTGAAAGGATGTTACGTACTGTATCTGAAGGTTGAGCTCCATCAGCCAACCATGCAAGAACGCGGTCTTCTTTCAAAGTTACTTGGTTTTCAGCAACAAGTGGGTTGTAAGTTCCAACTGTTTCGATGAAACGTCCGTCACGTGGTGAACGTGAATCTGCTACATTGATACGGTAGAAAGGTTTTTTCTTAGAACCCATACGAGTCAAACGGATTTTAACTGCCATTTTTAAAGTCTCTTTTCTTATTTTTTATTTCGGTGAAATAGCTGAGCTATTTAGCACATGTTCTATTATAACAGATTTCTAACAGGTGTCAAGAAAAAAACTTGACAGACTATAAAATTCTTAAATCATTTAGAAATTTGTTATATTTTAAAGAAAAATCAGAAAGAGAATGTCATAAATACTATTTTAGAAAAATTTTATAAAGACCATAAAGTCAAACCCTCCATCTCTCCTGAACGTGATTTGGATGCTTGGCTTCTAAATTCCAAGCCTGTTCCCAAGCGAAATATCAAGGATTTTAAGAATGATATCTACTAAAGTTGTTTGACTATCAAGGGCTTTTATTAAAAAATTTTTTCAAATAATTGCCACCTTGGCACATAAATTCTTGCTTTCCAAATTTAAATGTGATATATTTATAACATAAAATTTAAGTGTTATATATTTATAACACAAAAAAGGAGTCTATCATGAAAAAAAGTCAAAAAATGCGTGGCCTCATTGCAATGATTGCTGTAGCTCTCTTTATTGATTTTATTGTTTTATTTGGTTCTAATCTTAGTTGGGGACCCAAGTTAGTTATTACTGGTATTTCAGTGTCAGGTCAAATTGTAGCTATTTGTAGCTGGCTACATAAGAGTCAGAAAGGTAAGGGAAAGATTATTTTTGACTTATCTGCTAAGCTTTACACGATACTTGTGTTTGCAGCAAGCATTTTTTATACAGTAGGAATTTGGGTTGCGACCCCAAGCGAAAGTTCTGGTATTAAAGAATGGATTTTGGGAATTGGCCTCGTTATTGAAGTGATTGTATTTGGTTTTTTCTCTTTGAAAAATGTCAAGGAAACTCCGGACGAACGCTTTTATGCCAATTTAGCAAAGGCAGCTAGCTTGATGTTAGTTTTTACACTAGGCGCACTGATGAGCCTAACAGTTATCATTGGGTATATGGGGTCTCTCACTCTTTACATGGGTCAAGTCTTTATTAGCATAGCTGCCTTGATTTTCATCTTTGCGGTTGTCTACTTTATCTTGGAACGGAGAGGATAAGCATGGCCAAAGAAAGCAAGATTATTACTAATCTTAAATCTGTTCGTGAGTCGACAGGCATGACCCAGCAGGAGTTAGCCGACCTCATCGGCATGCGACGCGAGACAATTCTGCACTTGGAAAATAACCGTTACAACCCTTCGCTGGAAATGGCTCTTAAAATTGCTCAAGTTTTTAATCTGAAAGTAGAAGACCTCTTTGAACTCAGACAGAACGAGGAAGCATAATTCTTTTCGAGACCTAGTATTAAGTTCATTGATTAATTAGGAATTGAATTCAAAAGAAAAATCCTTTGAAAATGTGCTCTTTTAAAATATAGTAATTCTTTCGAATTAACCTTTACTAATTGTGATGCTTTACGAGCTTTCTTAAGACCTGGTTGGGGCACCACTTATTTTATCCAATTTCAAAATGCTTTAAAATCAACGTTTTCATAAGTTTCTAAAAATTCAAATTTCAATTAAGTTCAATCACTTTCATTTAAATAAGGTAAACTTTCATTAAAAATAAGATAAAATCGAACCAGAATATCAAAAGTTTACCTTATTTGGTTTTTACAGAGGTGAAATAGGGGTTCACTACACGTCAATAGATGTTAGAAACCTTGATTTTAAGCGATTCTTGAAATTCTAAATTTCACTACATTGCAATATAAATCAACCGAATCACTACCTTTTTCACTACCTTTTTTGAAATAAGAATAATGATTCGGATATATAAAAGAAGAGGAACTTTATTGTGAAGCTCCTCTTTTTGTTATGTGTTCTTTTTCTCACAGATCGTATGACCTGGTTTGACACAGTTGGATTTCAGGTACTTTCAGTTTAGCTTTATATCAACCATCATCAAAATCCAACTATTTTCTTATTTTAAAAAATATGAATAAGTTTGATTGAATGAGGGAATTTCTTTAAATTTTTTCTTAGCACCTATAAGTTAATAATACTATTCTTTAAATTATAGTTTATAATTATCTGATGTTTCAATGACCACAAAACAAAGTACAGCGAATCACTTCCTTTAGTCAAACATATAACTGAACAACATTGTTTATCTTCCTGCACTTTCATATTTTTTCAATCCTTTTCTAAAAATTGTACGACTGATAATAATCAAAAAAACTGTAAAAACTATTTGATAGAAAAATAGGTTCAATGTATCTTTCCCTAAAAATATTAATACTGCAGGATTGGCAATTAATAAATTGGGAACAAATAACATAGTGATCAATCTGTTAATACCTGTAAAAATATTATATGGATACTTAGAAATTCCAATATAATTCAAAAATACATCTACTTTTGAAAATTTAGTTGGGAACCAAAATGAACTAATCGTTATTAGAAACCAAATTGAATAATATATAATACAACCACACATTAAAGAAAGGATATAAAATAATATTTTTAATGAATTTAAATGTACATTTAAATTTCCATAACTTATAAAAATGATCGCAAGACCAAAAAAAGTATTCACGAATTGAACTAAATTAAATGATCTAAAAATATAGAACAACTGAGTATCAAACGGCCTCAATAAAATTTGATCCAAGTTACCACTCAAAATATCTGATTCTAAAATTCCCATACTTCTAATTAACAATCCCATCATAACTCCATCTACAATAGTGTAGGAACCTACCAAAAATAAAATTTGATAATAGTCCCAACCATTAAAAGAGTCTATGTTTAAGAAAATCAATCTAAAAAATACAATAGGTAAACCAATCCACAGTATCGACGAAAATAGACCACAAAAGAAGTCAAAATGAAAATTCATATCAGATTTAAAACCAAAATGAAGTAGCCTAAAAATTACTTTTATTCTAAACATTTTATCCTCCCACATTTGAGAAGTGCTCCACTCCTTTTCTCAATATGAATCTTGATATAATATAAAAAATGATGCACCAAATCAATTGAATACAAATAATTCTCAAATAGTCTATTAATTTATATGTATCATTACTAAACATCTGAAGCGGTTCATATACTAAGTATTTAAAAGGTAATACATCTAAAAACAGACGAAAATTATTTGAAAAAAAACTTAAAGGCAATAATATTCCTGATAAAAACTGAATTACTATTTCTTTAACAGTAAGGACAAAAAATATATTTTCTAACCAAAAAGAAAGCATACCTACACAACATGATATTAAAAACCATAGAACCATAGATAGAATAATTGCAATACTTCCTAAAATAAGAATTTCAATGGTTAATAACTCATTCTTGTAATAAACACTGGAGAATAAAATGACAGGAATGATGATAAATAATAAATGAGCAAGCCTATCTCCAAGCATTTTACAAAAATAATACTTATAAAAAGTAACAGGTTTTATTAATATGCTAAAAAAATTTCCTGAATGAACATCGTCATTGATTTCCCAATCAACTGGATAAAAAACAAAATATGAAAAAATTATAGTCCCCAAATAGTATTGAACCATTGAGGTAAAATCATATCCTGCTATATTTATCTGGTTACTCTGATATATATACGTCCATAAAAATACTGATATCATAATTTGTATACTTGCCTGTAACATTAACAATAGTACACTTGATTTATAGTTCAAAATAGATCGAAATGATATCAGAATAATAGACATTTCTTTTTTCAATTGTGCTCCTTTTTTGTAAAATAGTTTTGTAAAATAATTTCTTCTAAAGAAAGATTTGATATTTCAAAATCTTCTATATCTACAAGCTTATTGATTGATTCTAATGTCTCAAAGACAAAATCTCTAGGTATTTTTAGTATACATTCCGATTTTGTTTGAGAAATGACTACTACTCCTTTAACAGAGCATAACTCTGGTACCAAATCTAATGTCATTTTTATCTTTAAATATTTAAAATCAGAAAATTTAGATAAAATAACATCCATTGACTCCTGCAAAATAATTTTTCCTTTGTCAATGACGATTAATTCGTCACAAACAGACGAAATATCATCCATATCATGACTCGTTAAAATAATAGTAGTATGACATTCTTCATTCATTTTCTTTAAAAATGTTCTGATATCTTTTTTAGACTGTATATCTAACCCTATAGTAGGCTCGTCTAAAAATAATATTTCCGGACTTGTTAAAGATGCCGCGATAAACTCCATTTTCATTTTTTGTCCAAGAGAGAGGGTCCGGACCTGCTGGTAAAGCTGATCTTTTACATTCAACAAATTGCTTAATTCCTGAATTCGTTCTTGTAAAATCGCCGGTTCTACCTCATATAAAGTACCAATCAATTGAAAATAATCCATAGCCGAAACATCTTGAAATAACTGTAATTTATTTCCTACTACTATTGAAATTTTTTTTCTAAAATTTATACTTCTTTTAAATGGAATTTCTCCATTCACTTCTAATTTTCCGGAACTAGGATAAAGAGTCCCAGTCAACATTTTAATCGTTGTGGATTTACCAGCTCCATTACTCCCAATAAAGCCAACTATACTCCCTCTCTTAATCGTAAAACTAATATCTTGAACAGCTCGAATCGTTATTTGATTACGTTTCAAAAATCTCTTGATAAATGGGAGTCTTGAATCAAAATTATAAAAATTTTTAGATAAATTCTGAGCATTAATAACTATTTCACTCATATATCTCTCCTTTCGATAAAATATATTTACTTGTACTTTTTCCATACTTTACCAAAATGCTAAAGATTGAGCTAAAATCTTCGGGATGGGTAAAATAATATTTGTCTTTAAAAAGTTTCTCAAAACCTTCAAGGCGATTATTGAAATCATTAAATTTTGTATTGTCTAGCTGGTTGAATGTCTCTTTAATATCCATAAACTTTCTCCGTGATTCTTTATTTCACTTTATAAATAGAAGAGTGTCTATATATTTATAGATCCTCAAGAACTTGCATTTTATCAAGTATAAGTAGAATAGTATGTAAGGGTTTATATATTCATATTATATGATTATTTAAGGAATCCGTCAATTTTCCACATTATTATATGACAAAATGTATTTTTTAAAAATGCAAAAATCTATGAGCAAGATGTTTGACTTCCTTTTTTAAAGTATATATACTTATATTAACCTTAGAAAAGAAAAATGTTTGAACAGATATTCAATAATAATTACTTTTTTTAAAATTAAAATTCGAACTTTAAATTTTTATCTTTTTTATATTATTGAGTAACCTAAATTGCCCAATTTGTAAAATTTAGCTAGACAAAAAAAGACATCCAAGAGAAATTTCTTAAATGTCTGTAAACGTTGATATAAGCGTGTTGATTAACGTTTTGATAATTGTGATGCTTTACGAGCTTTCTTAAGACCTGGTTTCCTAAATACTTCGAGTACACTTATGGTATTGATACCTCTAAACAAGCGACCTTCAGGTTGACTTCCTCTTAAACTGTCTTGTCACTAACATTTGAAATCCACTTCCTTTTAGGGTACAATGGTAGAAATGAATTTTTGAGAGGAACAGAATGAAAAAACTAGCAACCCTTCTTTTACTATCCACTGTAGCCTTAGCTGGATGTAGCAACATCCAACGTAGTTTGCGTGGTGATGACTATGTAGATTCTAGCTTGGCCGCTGAGGAAAGCTCCAAAGCAGCAGCCCAATCTGCCAAGGAGTTAAATGATGCTTTGACAAACGAAAACGCCAATTTCCCACAACTATCTAAAGAAGTTGCTGAAGACGAGGCTGAAGTGATTCTCCACACAAGTCAGGGTGATATCCGTATTAAACTCTTCCCTAAACTCGCTCCTCTAGCAGTTGAAAACTTCCTTACTCATGCCAAAGAAGGCTACTATAACGGCATTACCTTCCACCGTGTCATCGATGGCTTTATGGTCCAAACTGGAGATCCAAAGGGAGATGGTACAGGTGGTCAGTCCATCTGGCATGACAAGGATAAGACAAAAGACAAGGGAACTGGTTTCAAGAACGAAATTACTCCTTATCTCTATAACATCCGTGGTGCTCTTTCTATGGCCAATACTGGTCAACCAAACACCAATGGTAGCCAATTCTTCATCAACCAAAATTCTACAGATACCTCTGCTAAACTCCCTACAAGCAAGTATCCAAAGAAAATCATCGAGGCCTATAAAGAAGGGGGAAACCCTAGTCTAGATGGCAAACACCCAGTCTTTGGTCAAGTGATTGACGGTATGGATGTTGTAGATAAAATTGCCAAAGCCGAAAAAGATGAAAAAGACAAGCCAACGACTGCTATTACTATCGATAGCATCGAAGTGGTGAAAGACTACGATTTTAAATCTTAAAAACCCAAAAATACAGTATCCACATTCGATACTGTATTTCTTTTACTCTCATTCTTAAGTTAAATTATTAAAATCCCATACTTGGTCCATCCAGCCTTCATAAAAGTCTGGTTCATGGCAGACCATAAGAATAGATCCCTTGTATTCTTTGAGGGCACGTTTGAGTTCATCCTTAGCATCCACATCCAGGTGGTTAGTCGGCTCGTCCAACACTAAAACGTTGTTTTCACGATTCATCAAGAGACAGAAACGCACTTTTGCTTGTTCCCCACCTGACAAGACCTGAATTTGACTTTCGATATGCTTGGTTGTCAAACCACAACGAGCAAGGGCTGCACGGACTTCTGCTTGATTAAGTGCAGGAAAGGCATTCCAAACTGCTTCTAGTGGTGTTTGACGATTGCCTCCTTCTACTTCCTGTTCAAAGTAACCAAGTTCTAGGTAGTCTCCGCGTTCCACTTCCCCAGCGATTGGTGGGATAATTCCCAAGAGACTCTTCAAGAGAGTTGTTTTCCCGATACCATTTGCTCCGATAATGGCAACCTTTTGATTACGTTCAAAGGTGAGGTTTAAGGGCTTAGTAAGAGGACGGTCATAACCAATCTGCAAGTCCTTGGCTTGGAAGATAAAGCGCCCTGGTGTACGAGCTGGTTTGAAATCAAAGGATGGTTTTGGTTTCTCACTTTGGAGTTCGATAATATCCATCTTATCCAATTTCTTCTGACGAGACATGGCCATGTTTCGTGTTGCAACACGCGCTTTGTTTCGCGCGACGAAGTCCTTGAGGTCTGCAATTTCTTTTTGCTGACGTTCATAGGCTGCCTCTAGCTGAGATTTCTTCATGGCATAGACTTCTTGGAACTGG carries:
- the gor gene encoding glutathione-disulfide reductase; this translates as MREYDIIAIGGGSGGIATMNRAGEHGAKAAVIEEKKLGGTCVNVGCVPKKIMWYGAQIAETFHQFGEDYGFKTTDLNFDFATLRRNREAYIDRARSSYDGSFKRNGVDLIEGHAEFVDSHTVSVNGELIRAKHIVIATGAHPSIPNIPGAELGGSSDDVFAWEELPESVAILGAGYIAVELAGVLHTFGVKTDLFVRRDRPLRGFDSYIVEGLVKEMERTNLPLHTHKVPAKLEKTTDGITIHFEDGTSHTASQVIWATGRRPNVEGLQLEKAGVTLNERGFIQVDEYQNTVVEGIYALGDVTGEKELTPVAIKAGRTLSERLFNGKTTAKMDYSTIPTVVFSHPAIGTVGLTEEQAIKEYGQDKIKVYKSSFTSMYSACTCNRQETRFKLITAGSEEKVVGLHGIGYGVDEMIQGFAVAIKMGATKADFDATVAIHPTASEEFVTMR
- a CDS encoding biotin transporter BioY — protein: MKKAHVYAIPAIGAALIAVLAQISLPIGPVPFTLQNFAIGLIATVFRPREAVLSVGLYLLLGAIGLPVFAGGGAGFQALVGPTAGYLWFYLVYSGLTSSLTNSKSGIVNIFLANLLGDALVFVGGILSLHFLAGMAFEKALVVGVIPFIIPDLGKLLAISLISRPLLQRLKNQAYFAN
- a CDS encoding YdbC family protein, giving the protein MAEFTFEIEEHLLTLSENEKGWTKEINRVSFNGAPAKFDIRAWSPDHTKMGKGITLSNEEFQTMVDAFKGN
- a CDS encoding ATP cone domain-containing protein, giving the protein MQVIKRDGEIAEFNPDKIYQAILKAAQTVYVLTDDLRQNLAQVTKKVVLDLEEAKVERATISMIQSMVEHRLLGAGYITIAEHYISYRLQRDLERSGYGDHIAVHLHFEQIR
- the trmD gene encoding tRNA (guanosine(37)-N1)-methyltransferase TrmD, yielding MKIDILTLFPEMFSPLEHSIVGKAREKGLLDIQYHNFRENAEKARHVDDEPYGGGQGMLLRAQPIFDAFDAIEKKNPRVILLDPAGKQFNQAYAEDLAQEEELIFICGHYEGYDERIKTLVTDEISLGDYVLTGGELAAMTMIDATVRLIPEVIGKESSHQDDSFSSGLLEYPQYTRPYDYRGMVVPDVLMSGHHEKIRQWRLYESLKKTYERRPDLLENYQLTAEEEKMLAEIKENKE
- the rimM gene encoding ribosome maturation factor RimM (Essential for efficient processing of 16S rRNA), whose amino-acid sequence is MNYFNVGKIVNTQGLQGEMRVLSVTDFAEERFKKGAKLALFDEKDQFVQTVTIASHRKQKNFDIIKFKDMYHINAIEKYKGYSLKVAEEDLNDLDDGEFYYHEIIGLEVYEGENLIGTIKEILQPGANDVWVVKRKGKRDLLLPYIPPVVLNVDIPNKRVDVEILEGLDDED
- a CDS encoding alpha/beta fold hydrolase; protein product: MKRIEVSTEIGSLSVTYQKQKKMLVCLSGAGLLPSYENFSLILEKLPPTIGYLTIDFPNTGRSPIHDQAGKNLDNLADAVYKVLEELGISEYILCTHSLSGILACKLLKKPIKCQALVAIEPTTKKVMFADFSENPYPEMEKQMMLIEECGPEFYFKNLTQETFSTEINKEIWEIMQEKGSELENQDTGFQISGEITEEDFENVSIESYIPVFIFCQPYREKEYRESEYWTSNTKLILGGSHHYLQWSEPEKIATIIRELSE
- a CDS encoding MazG nucleotide pyrophosphohydrolase domain-containing protein; its protein translation is MRDLTVRQLEEYLLDHYRQSRTEEGLFIKLVEEVGEVAEVLNGRSGRKEGVQDSNEELAKELADIIHYTVAIAAINDIDLTKTIFEKDKKAAIKYQHERDLEGFLKGK
- the kphA gene encoding RNA-binding protein KphA — its product is MDTIENLIIAIVKPLISQPDALTIKIEDTPEFLEYHLDLDQSDVGRVIGRKGRTISAIRTIVYSVPTEDKKVRIVIDEK